The Candidatus Zixiibacteriota bacterium genome includes a window with the following:
- the tmk gene encoding dTMP kinase — MPVRHKGPLFLTFEGIDGCGKTTQAILTYKLLKAHGYEVKLLREPGSTKAAERIRRILLDKKLDIDATTELLLYEAARANITVTEIAPFMSEGHVVICDRFYDSTTAYQGYGRKLDIRTVRSLHKVAVGKLTPDLTLLFDLDVATARSRQGDNLDRLESEPQVFFERVRKGFLEIARKERSRVKVIDAARPIEAVFAEVTDILAKRYGIK, encoded by the coding sequence GTGCCAGTAAGACACAAAGGACCGCTGTTTTTGACATTCGAGGGGATTGATGGTTGCGGCAAAACAACCCAGGCTATTCTTACCTATAAATTGCTCAAAGCGCATGGCTATGAGGTAAAGCTCCTGCGTGAGCCGGGATCGACCAAAGCGGCCGAGCGTATTCGCCGCATTCTCCTCGACAAAAAGCTCGATATTGACGCCACGACCGAACTTCTCCTCTATGAGGCAGCTCGGGCCAATATCACCGTGACCGAAATCGCTCCTTTCATGAGTGAAGGACACGTCGTGATCTGTGACCGCTTCTATGATTCCACCACCGCATACCAGGGATACGGTCGTAAACTCGATATCCGCACGGTCCGGTCGCTCCACAAGGTGGCCGTGGGCAAGCTCACCCCGGATTTGACTCTTCTTTTCGATCTCGATGTTGCCACTGCCCGATCACGCCAGGGAGATAACCTGGATCGGCTGGAGTCGGAACCCCAGGTCTTTTTCGAGCGTGTTCGGAAAGGTTTCCTCGAAATTGCACGCAAGGAACGGTCACGCGTAAAAGTCATTGATGCCGCCCGTCCGATTGAGGCGGTTTTTGCCGAGGTAACGGATATCTTAGCCAAACGTTACGGAATCAAATGA
- a CDS encoding S41 family peptidase — MNHHTPLDTRAILQSGVLITLLALLCGAIGIYVITDPAIIESQTLYIAAMVIDQEYQNDVNWNRLTNSARDAMIDRLDRYSGIVTDEDFSEMDEQMTGSYGGIGTSIVGRDRGLLIVSVVDGGPADQAGLMDGDLIIRADSVDLGTLTMHNAARRLRGEKGSRIELAVLRPGSADTLTIEVTRGRIPYTHIPYAGIRPDSVAYIRLTDFDAGAAEAVEQSLDSLNVSSNNSALKGFILDLRGNPGGLYREAVATASLFLPAGTFIVGTEGRSRWTQATDRAAGGDRTEGIPMVVMVDRNSASASEITAGALRQAERAVLVGDTTFGKGLVQGFVRIPGQYGLRLTISRYYLDGRLFLNQFDSTLQEIGKGLTPDVEYKADYDQLFVSRLESSLLLQQFAHSHQDELIYDGQDLILHDSWIDDFMELARKEGFEFVSDLSGDIEMLAEMAQDEDSPKIVRMIEKLRRIAHKDDMNQFRRHAEYIKMRLLQLALQRKYSVYAAYKQAVSLLSPEIVFAAGQFDHNHAD; from the coding sequence ATGAATCACCACACGCCGCTCGACACCCGTGCTATTCTCCAGTCGGGAGTGCTGATTACGCTCCTGGCGTTGCTCTGCGGTGCAATCGGCATTTATGTTATTACCGATCCGGCCATAATCGAATCCCAAACGCTTTATATCGCTGCGATGGTGATCGATCAGGAATACCAGAACGATGTGAACTGGAACCGGTTGACTAACTCCGCCCGTGATGCCATGATCGATCGACTCGACCGTTATTCCGGGATTGTCACCGATGAAGATTTCAGCGAGATGGATGAACAGATGACCGGTTCGTACGGCGGTATCGGCACTAGTATCGTCGGTCGCGATCGGGGGCTGCTCATTGTTTCGGTAGTCGACGGCGGCCCGGCGGATCAGGCCGGTCTCATGGACGGCGACTTGATCATCAGGGCCGACAGCGTCGATCTGGGAACATTGACGATGCACAATGCCGCCCGGCGTCTTCGCGGCGAAAAAGGCAGCCGGATTGAGCTGGCAGTGTTGCGACCCGGCAGCGCTGATACTCTCACGATCGAGGTAACGCGCGGGCGCATTCCCTACACTCACATCCCGTATGCCGGGATACGACCGGATAGTGTGGCTTATATCCGCTTGACCGATTTCGATGCCGGAGCGGCCGAAGCCGTGGAGCAATCTTTGGATAGTTTGAATGTTTCCTCAAACAACAGTGCTCTTAAGGGATTCATCCTGGATCTGCGCGGCAATCCCGGCGGCTTGTATCGGGAGGCGGTCGCGACGGCGAGCTTATTTTTACCGGCAGGAACGTTTATTGTCGGAACTGAGGGCCGCTCGCGTTGGACTCAGGCGACTGATCGCGCTGCCGGTGGTGACCGCACCGAGGGAATCCCGATGGTTGTCATGGTCGATCGTAATTCCGCTTCCGCATCGGAGATCACGGCCGGAGCGTTAAGACAGGCGGAACGGGCTGTTTTAGTTGGTGATACCACCTTCGGTAAGGGGCTGGTTCAGGGATTCGTGCGTATTCCGGGACAATACGGTCTCAGACTGACTATTTCGCGTTACTATCTCGACGGCCGCCTGTTCCTGAACCAGTTCGATTCCACCCTACAGGAAATAGGGAAGGGATTGACTCCCGATGTCGAATACAAAGCCGATTACGATCAGTTGTTCGTAAGCCGGTTGGAGAGTTCGCTTCTTTTGCAGCAGTTCGCTCATTCTCATCAGGATGAATTGATATATGACGGGCAGGATCTGATTTTACACGACAGTTGGATCGATGATTTCATGGAACTGGCCCGCAAAGAAGGCTTTGAGTTCGTCTCCGATCTGAGCGGCGATATCGAGATGCTGGCTGAAATGGCTCAGGATGAGGACTCTCCCAAAATTGTTCGTATGATCGAGAAGCTGCGTCGCATAGCGCACAAAGATGACATGAATCAATTCCGGCGTCATGCCGAATATATAAAAATGCGTCTGCTCCAGCTTGCACTTCAACGCAAGTATTCTGTCTATGCGGCCTATAAGCAGGCGGTGAGCCTTTTGAGCCCGGAGATTGTTTTCGCTGCCGGGCAGTTCGATCACAACCATGCCGACTGA
- a CDS encoding MtnX-like HAD-IB family phosphatase, whose product MKTAVFCDFDGTVCRRDVGATLFKKFSGGRTDVLIPLWKDGTISTRECLRHEASMVTLDKQELYQFLDEFQLNPGFDRFYELCRAGGVDIYVISDGFGFYIDYILKRFGYGELEVITNHGQLVDGVLTIEFPWKNRRCRRCGTCKGERIAEWRERQNGENRVAFVGDGYSDLCALAESDLVFAKKDLEQYCLQNNIDHIVFDDFDDVIHHLQGRQWLPETN is encoded by the coding sequence ATGAAAACAGCGGTTTTTTGTGACTTCGATGGAACTGTCTGCCGACGCGATGTCGGGGCGACGCTTTTCAAAAAATTCTCAGGCGGCAGGACCGATGTCCTGATTCCCCTTTGGAAGGACGGGACGATTTCAACCCGGGAGTGTCTTCGCCATGAAGCCTCGATGGTCACACTGGACAAGCAGGAATTGTATCAATTTCTCGATGAGTTCCAACTCAATCCCGGCTTTGACCGTTTCTACGAACTTTGTCGCGCCGGTGGGGTGGATATCTACGTTATCTCCGACGGCTTCGGATTTTATATCGACTATATTCTCAAGCGCTTCGGCTACGGCGAACTGGAGGTTATCACCAATCATGGGCAATTGGTCGATGGTGTCCTGACGATCGAATTCCCCTGGAAGAACCGCCGCTGCCGTCGTTGCGGCACTTGCAAGGGAGAGAGGATAGCCGAATGGCGCGAGCGACAGAATGGTGAAAATCGTGTCGCATTCGTCGGCGACGGTTATTCCGATCTCTGTGCACTGGCGGAGAGTGATTTGGTTTTCGCGAAAAAAGACCTTGAACAGTACTGCTTACAGAACAATATTGACCATATCGTTTTCGATGATTTTGATGATGTTATCCATCATCTGCAGGGACGGCAATGGCTGCCCGAGACTAATTGA
- a CDS encoding sulfite exporter TauE/SafE family protein → MPTDLIWYISCGLVAGMAGGFLGIGGGVLLVPLLTVAAGLSVHTAVPVSITAVAAHSFASSNIYLKQGRVDLELALPVVLLMTMGSVLGGYLHPIISPHWVELLLAAMMIYTALSLIFTGKRQDDGMFEGLKSRNYGISAILAAAIGFLAGLIGVGGGELLVPILYSLARVPFKTARGTALLIISFSAAAASAVYFLEGAVEPRVLAPVLIGVIAGSQLGSFLGMRTPSSIARFVYIGVMAYLAYAMSAKGIEGFL, encoded by the coding sequence ATGCCGACTGATTTGATCTGGTATATTAGCTGTGGCCTTGTGGCCGGGATGGCCGGCGGTTTTCTTGGAATCGGCGGCGGTGTTTTACTGGTACCGCTGCTGACGGTTGCTGCCGGACTGAGCGTACATACGGCAGTGCCGGTGTCGATTACCGCGGTCGCGGCGCATTCTTTTGCCTCATCGAATATCTATCTTAAACAGGGGCGAGTGGATCTGGAGTTAGCCCTGCCGGTGGTTCTGCTGATGACCATGGGGAGTGTGCTGGGTGGTTATTTACATCCGATTATCTCCCCGCATTGGGTGGAATTGCTGTTGGCGGCGATGATGATCTACACCGCGCTGTCGTTGATTTTCACCGGTAAGCGTCAAGATGACGGCATGTTCGAGGGACTCAAAAGCCGCAACTATGGTATCAGTGCGATTCTCGCGGCGGCGATAGGTTTTCTGGCCGGGTTGATCGGCGTAGGCGGCGGCGAGTTGCTGGTGCCGATTCTGTACAGCCTGGCCCGGGTGCCGTTTAAAACAGCCCGGGGTACGGCGCTGTTGATAATCTCATTTTCAGCGGCTGCGGCTTCGGCGGTTTACTTCCTGGAAGGAGCGGTCGAGCCGAGAGTGCTCGCACCGGTTTTGATCGGAGTTATCGCCGGTTCTCAACTGGGTTCTTTCCTGGGAATGCGAACGCCTTCGAGTATCGCGCGTTTCGTTTACATAGGTGTCATGGCCTATTTAGCTTATGCTATGTCGGCAAAAGGCATTGAGGGATTTTTATGA
- a CDS encoding DUF3098 domain-containing protein, whose translation MAVKAKKQDSSTEEVEWPFGKKNYILFGAALVVIVIGYILLGQGSMTLSPVLLTLGYCVLIPAAILWKNESEEIAEETPTDIE comes from the coding sequence ATGGCAGTTAAAGCAAAGAAACAAGATAGCTCCACCGAAGAAGTGGAATGGCCGTTCGGGAAGAAGAATTATATTCTCTTCGGTGCGGCTCTGGTCGTTATCGTAATCGGCTATATTCTCCTGGGCCAGGGTTCCATGACCCTCTCCCCGGTTTTGCTGACACTCGGTTATTGTGTACTCATTCCGGCCGCGATTCTCTGGAAGAATGAATCAGAGGAAATTGCGGAAGAGACGCCGACCGATATCGAATAA
- a CDS encoding O-antigen ligase family protein, whose product MNHTEAQGLTRALAFTFLVFVVGSTFSIALAQIALGVSLLLFLIVMIRDRSNPFAGELKNIYWLIGALLAWYIIAAMVGGTPLKSLNTMREAWLFCVIPIGAAVMQRPDYQRLLLRCFVLAVLVISIYGILQYVFGLNWFKSTPLQEAPGFGFKVRGNFTHRLTFGNYYGTAAAFLLGLGLLPGNNLDRRHRFLILLTAGLAALATVLTFSRTVAAGMVIVAVLAGLLTRKRAAIALISIVAAVGLAAWLAIPGLSNRFVGDSTRDLSTDYEGSRLFVWSNTASIISDNPIFGVGPGNFPEEYAARLRPDIPEYRKLPHAHNDLLDVAAQTGIPGALLFAALWLTVLWRQFRNFRQGINPTAQRLALAGLLGSLLFLISSATEATFSDEEVRQLLMFLWATGLPIWYKNETDGLNVIRETS is encoded by the coding sequence ATGAACCACACTGAGGCACAAGGCCTCACGAGGGCCCTCGCGTTCACCTTTTTGGTCTTCGTTGTCGGGTCAACTTTCTCCATTGCCCTGGCGCAGATAGCGCTGGGGGTATCGCTACTGCTGTTCCTGATCGTGATGATCCGCGATCGTTCAAATCCGTTTGCCGGGGAGTTGAAAAACATCTATTGGCTGATCGGAGCGCTGCTCGCCTGGTATATCATCGCCGCGATGGTCGGGGGCACACCGCTGAAATCGCTTAACACGATGCGTGAGGCCTGGCTTTTTTGCGTAATTCCGATCGGCGCGGCAGTTATGCAGCGACCGGATTATCAGCGGCTTCTCTTGCGATGTTTCGTACTGGCGGTGCTGGTAATAAGTATTTATGGAATCCTGCAGTATGTATTCGGTTTGAACTGGTTCAAATCGACACCGCTTCAGGAGGCGCCCGGATTCGGTTTCAAAGTGCGCGGGAATTTTACGCACCGGCTGACATTCGGGAATTATTACGGCACTGCGGCTGCTTTTCTGCTTGGACTGGGATTACTACCGGGGAACAATCTCGACCGTCGACACCGTTTTCTGATTCTCCTGACCGCCGGACTGGCGGCGCTGGCAACGGTGCTGACTTTCTCGCGTACAGTCGCGGCCGGCATGGTTATCGTGGCCGTGCTGGCGGGCTTGCTGACCCGAAAACGAGCGGCAATTGCCCTGATCAGCATCGTGGCGGCAGTCGGACTGGCCGCCTGGCTGGCAATCCCGGGACTTTCCAACCGTTTCGTTGGGGATTCGACCCGTGATCTGAGCACCGATTATGAAGGCAGCCGTTTATTCGTCTGGTCCAACACTGCAAGTATTATTTCCGACAATCCGATCTTTGGAGTCGGCCCGGGTAATTTTCCGGAAGAATACGCTGCCCGGCTACGGCCTGATATTCCGGAGTATCGTAAGTTACCCCACGCTCATAACGATCTCCTCGATGTCGCCGCCCAAACCGGCATACCGGGGGCGTTGTTGTTCGCGGCGCTCTGGCTGACGGTTTTATGGCGGCAGTTCCGCAATTTCCGGCAGGGGATCAATCCCACGGCACAGCGACTGGCGCTGGCCGGGCTGCTTGGATCGCTTTTATTTCTGATAAGTTCCGCCACCGAGGCTACTTTTTCCGATGAAGAAGTCCGCCAGTTGCTGATGTTTCTATGGGCGACGGGCCTCCCGATCTGGTATAAGAATGAGACCGACGGGTTGAACGTGATCCGTGAAACTTCTTGA
- a CDS encoding glycosyltransferase family 4 protein encodes MTEIKTNKPGLAFLCDTHSWGGLEMNVLRLARWLAERGWPTAIYGDPKSPLGITARDVGLPVVRPHKIGGLAGAYFKARWLIGRARRDKIGWLISNLSRDRLTVALARRLCSDSFRLMNLQHMHLGANKRDPIHNWQYRSFDAWIAPLPMFKKRVAAATVIPPERIHVIPYGIVQEPFVENLPDRIEARVRLKLPTEGIVIGNIGRLDPKKGQDTLIEAVAGLHRSGLSVHVLLVGDRTAGEAQEYEQKLNAMIERLGLNGFVHQRPFMADVETAYAALDIFVLTSHSETFGMVTVEAMASGRAVVATAEGGTVEIVTDGKTGRLFPPQSASALENCLRELIEHPEERERLARSAREEAMARFDHRLQVAAMERVLLKPL; translated from the coding sequence ATGACAGAGATTAAAACGAACAAACCCGGACTGGCTTTTCTTTGCGACACCCATTCCTGGGGCGGGCTGGAAATGAATGTTCTCCGCCTGGCGCGGTGGCTGGCCGAGCGCGGATGGCCGACAGCCATCTACGGCGATCCGAAATCCCCGCTTGGGATCACCGCCCGGGATGTCGGGTTGCCGGTTGTGAGACCGCATAAAATCGGCGGATTGGCCGGTGCCTATTTCAAGGCGCGTTGGCTGATAGGGCGTGCCAGGAGAGATAAAATAGGCTGGCTCATTTCCAACCTGAGTCGAGATCGACTTACCGTGGCGCTGGCCCGGAGACTCTGTAGTGATTCATTCCGGTTGATGAATCTCCAGCACATGCATCTCGGAGCCAACAAACGCGATCCGATTCACAACTGGCAATATCGCAGCTTCGATGCCTGGATCGCCCCTTTACCGATGTTCAAAAAGCGCGTCGCGGCGGCCACGGTGATCCCGCCCGAGCGCATTCATGTGATTCCCTACGGCATCGTTCAGGAACCGTTCGTGGAGAATCTTCCGGATCGAATCGAAGCCCGCGTTCGTCTCAAGCTACCGACTGAGGGAATCGTGATCGGCAACATCGGGCGACTCGACCCCAAGAAAGGACAGGATACGTTAATCGAAGCCGTAGCCGGATTGCATCGTTCCGGTCTGTCGGTCCACGTACTTCTGGTGGGAGATCGCACCGCCGGTGAGGCACAGGAATACGAACAGAAGCTGAATGCGATGATCGAGCGACTGGGCCTTAACGGTTTCGTACATCAACGACCGTTCATGGCAGACGTCGAGACCGCCTATGCCGCTCTCGATATATTCGTACTGACCTCACATTCGGAAACGTTCGGCATGGTGACGGTCGAAGCGATGGCCTCGGGGCGCGCCGTGGTCGCCACTGCCGAAGGGGGCACGGTGGAAATCGTTACCGACGGCAAAACCGGTCGACTGTTTCCACCCCAATCAGCGTCTGCCCTGGAGAACTGCCTGCGAGAGTTGATTGAACATCCCGAAGAGCGTGAAAGATTGGCTCGTTCTGCCCGGGAAGAAGCTATGGCACGATTCGACCACCGCCTTCAGGTGGCCGCAATGGAACGCGTACTTTTGAAGCCGCTGTAG
- a CDS encoding geranylgeranylglyceryl/heptaprenylglyceryl phosphate synthase, with amino-acid sequence MNNGKTYEALIERSRTRGGGFLLLIDPDRIPEQVYLGLAEQAADCGVDALLVGTSFMLDTNFPLAVKAIKERCDIPVIIFPGSYAQINPYADALLFTSLISGRNPVYLIEEQVKGAPLAKRCGIETIPTGYMLIESGPLTSVQYISGTLPIPRSKPDIACAHALAAQYLGMKLVYLEAGSGAKESVPLEMVRQVSRFIEIPTIVGGGLRTAEDCARTIEAGASFVVVGTGIEQDPQNVYLRELTDATHQKETSSV; translated from the coding sequence ATGAACAACGGGAAAACATACGAGGCTTTGATTGAGCGCAGCCGTACTCGCGGTGGGGGTTTTCTACTCCTGATTGATCCGGACCGGATTCCCGAACAGGTTTATCTCGGTCTGGCCGAGCAAGCCGCCGACTGCGGAGTCGATGCCCTCCTCGTAGGCACCTCGTTCATGCTCGACACCAATTTCCCTTTGGCGGTAAAAGCAATTAAAGAACGATGCGATATCCCGGTGATCATTTTCCCCGGTTCATATGCCCAGATTAACCCGTACGCCGATGCGCTTCTGTTCACTTCGCTGATCTCCGGTCGCAATCCGGTCTACCTGATCGAGGAACAGGTCAAAGGCGCTCCGCTGGCAAAGCGTTGCGGGATTGAGACTATTCCGACCGGCTACATGCTGATAGAATCCGGTCCGTTAACCTCGGTCCAGTATATTTCCGGCACGCTGCCGATCCCGCGCTCCAAACCGGATATCGCCTGCGCCCATGCCCTGGCGGCTCAATATCTCGGGATGAAACTGGTTTATCTGGAAGCCGGATCCGGCGCCAAAGAATCGGTCCCGCTCGAAATGGTCCGACAGGTCAGTCGGTTTATCGAGATTCCGACCATCGTCGGCGGCGGTCTCCGCACCGCCGAGGACTGCGCGCGAACTATCGAGGCCGGAGCTTCGTTCGTGGTTGTAGGAACCGGGATTGAACAGGACCCCCAAAATGTGTATTTGCGTGAGTTGACCGATGCGACTCACCAGAAGGAGACATCTTCGGTTTGA
- a CDS encoding SIS domain-containing protein, protein MKSDEFISKLRRQADETSELRRTWIEEIGPRVHDLAAVTAGVIGSGGKLLIAGNGGSASDASHFAAEMVVRLTADRNRQALPAIALGMDPSVVTAASNDFGFENMFARQTEALGNKGDLLLVISTSGNSANLLKAVTVAREKGILTAGLLGGNGGRLAETVDRSIIIPHTSTQRIQEEHIFIIHTLVETIEADLFG, encoded by the coding sequence TTGAAATCAGATGAGTTCATATCAAAGCTGAGACGTCAGGCGGACGAGACCTCAGAACTTCGCCGAACCTGGATCGAAGAAATCGGTCCGCGAGTGCATGACCTGGCCGCAGTGACAGCCGGAGTGATCGGCAGCGGCGGCAAACTCCTCATCGCAGGCAACGGCGGCTCGGCTTCCGATGCCTCGCATTTTGCGGCGGAGATGGTCGTGCGCCTGACCGCCGACCGCAACCGTCAGGCTCTGCCGGCGATAGCCCTGGGCATGGACCCCTCGGTGGTAACAGCGGCCTCGAACGATTTCGGCTTCGAGAACATGTTCGCACGGCAAACCGAAGCTCTCGGCAATAAAGGTGACTTGTTGCTGGTTATTTCCACTTCGGGCAACTCGGCCAACCTGCTCAAGGCGGTGACGGTTGCTCGCGAGAAAGGCATACTCACGGCGGGGTTGCTGGGCGGCAACGGCGGCCGACTGGCGGAAACGGTCGACCGCAGCATTATTATCCCGCACACCTCGACTCAACGCATTCAGGAAGAGCATATCTTCATTATCCATACTCTGGTTGAAACCATAGAAGCCGATTTATTTGGATGA
- a CDS encoding sugar phosphate nucleotidyltransferase translates to MKAIIMAGGFGTRLRPLTINIPKPMVPIANVPMMEHVVTLLCQHGITDITALLYHQAEKITEHFGNGSHFDVRMEYVQPDDDYGTAGAVRYALADCDEPVLIISGDLLTDFNLTQAMAWHKEKKSDATLLLTRMENPLAYGIVITDGDGRIVRFLEKPSWGEAFSDTINTGIYLLEPSAYNLIPPQTNFDFSQDLFPLMLSKEMGLHGKIMDGYWKDVGNVGEYRLAHVDFFDGSLQLELKLQKVELEKGILYKGLNVHLEPGVELEGRVVLGNDVTIGAHSHLTNCVVGHRSRIGHGAELTNTIIWNDNSIGAEAGMTDAIVCTGSRIGRGVTLLDNVIVSDECQIGDSATVKANCKIWPGKMVDPGAIVSTSVVWGDKWNRELFTNSKVAGLALTEITPEMLVRLGAAFGAFVGQGNSVVTSRDASDTSRLLKRGLISGLLAAGVHVSDFEMLPIPVVRYGLRRGEYSAGIYVRHNPEDYRRIDIIFFDGNGLDLPTAKSKKVERLYFGEDFERAGLDQIGHLDMEEHVLEDYREDFLKAIDSNIIREAGFKLVVDHSNGASSQVFPTLFFNLGISAIELNANLNPRKFAVSPEEQSQAIVQLSSIVTSLHCDVGFLLNSAAEKLTAVDETGKPIDPQLFLLIVVDLFLRTNKATKIAVPVGASMGVEEIAAEHNVEVIRVANDHLSMMEIHRRGEVDFVGGTRGGFIMPGFQHGSDAMLAAVKLLEMMALTHSRLGSLRKRFEGLVRKSASVPCPWSRKGTVMRKLIVGSEDKQRQLIDGVRIFEDDGWVLVTPDRTTASFNILAESRSRDGADLLVDRYRSMVEESQVD, encoded by the coding sequence ATGAAAGCGATTATCATGGCCGGCGGATTTGGAACCCGGCTGCGACCTCTGACCATAAACATCCCCAAACCGATGGTCCCTATAGCCAACGTGCCCATGATGGAACACGTGGTGACACTTCTTTGCCAGCATGGCATCACCGATATAACCGCTTTACTCTATCATCAGGCAGAGAAGATTACCGAGCATTTCGGCAACGGCTCGCATTTCGATGTACGGATGGAGTATGTCCAGCCGGACGATGACTACGGCACGGCCGGAGCGGTCCGTTATGCCCTGGCCGATTGTGACGAACCGGTGCTGATCATATCGGGGGATCTCCTGACCGATTTCAACCTGACCCAGGCGATGGCCTGGCACAAGGAAAAGAAATCCGATGCCACATTGCTTCTCACCCGGATGGAGAACCCGCTGGCATACGGTATCGTTATCACCGACGGCGACGGCCGCATCGTTCGTTTTCTTGAAAAACCCTCCTGGGGAGAGGCTTTTTCCGATACGATCAACACCGGCATCTATTTGCTGGAACCCTCGGCCTATAACCTCATTCCGCCGCAAACCAACTTCGATTTTTCGCAGGATTTATTCCCGTTGATGCTTTCGAAGGAGATGGGACTGCACGGGAAAATCATGGATGGTTATTGGAAAGATGTCGGTAATGTCGGTGAGTATCGTCTGGCTCATGTAGATTTCTTCGACGGTTCGCTTCAGCTCGAGTTAAAACTCCAAAAAGTCGAACTCGAAAAGGGGATTCTTTACAAGGGCTTGAATGTTCATTTGGAACCCGGTGTCGAGCTCGAAGGCCGCGTCGTTTTGGGTAACGATGTTACCATTGGTGCTCACAGCCATTTGACCAACTGTGTGGTGGGACATCGCAGCCGCATCGGTCACGGCGCTGAACTGACCAACACTATTATTTGGAACGACAATTCAATCGGCGCCGAAGCCGGTATGACCGACGCCATTGTTTGTACGGGATCGCGGATCGGACGAGGGGTTACCCTTCTGGACAATGTGATCGTCTCGGATGAATGCCAGATCGGCGACTCTGCCACGGTCAAAGCCAACTGCAAAATCTGGCCGGGGAAAATGGTCGATCCGGGAGCGATTGTCTCGACTTCGGTGGTCTGGGGTGATAAATGGAACCGTGAGTTGTTTACCAACTCCAAGGTAGCCGGGCTGGCGCTGACCGAAATAACACCGGAGATGCTGGTCCGCCTCGGAGCCGCGTTCGGGGCTTTTGTCGGGCAGGGAAATTCGGTCGTAACCAGCCGTGATGCTTCGGATACTTCCCGTTTGCTCAAGCGCGGTTTGATTTCGGGATTGCTGGCCGCCGGTGTTCATGTTTCCGATTTCGAAATGCTCCCCATTCCGGTGGTGCGTTACGGTCTTCGTCGCGGCGAGTATTCCGCCGGCATTTATGTCCGGCATAATCCCGAGGATTACCGTCGCATCGACATCATCTTTTTTGACGGCAACGGACTCGATTTGCCGACCGCCAAATCCAAGAAGGTCGAGCGGCTTTATTTCGGTGAAGATTTCGAGCGTGCCGGGTTGGATCAGATCGGCCATTTGGACATGGAAGAGCACGTGCTCGAGGACTACCGCGAGGATTTCCTCAAAGCGATAGACAGCAATATCATTCGTGAGGCCGGTTTCAAACTGGTCGTGGACCATTCCAACGGCGCTTCCAGCCAGGTGTTCCCGACGCTCTTTTTCAATCTGGGCATTTCGGCCATCGAACTTAACGCCAATCTGAATCCGCGCAAGTTCGCCGTTTCACCGGAAGAGCAGTCGCAGGCGATTGTTCAGCTTTCCTCGATTGTCACTTCGCTGCACTGTGATGTCGGTTTCCTGCTAAACTCAGCCGCCGAAAAACTGACAGCGGTGGACGAAACCGGCAAACCGATCGATCCGCAGTTGTTCCTGCTCATTGTGGTTGATCTTTTCCTCCGGACCAACAAGGCGACCAAGATCGCCGTTCCGGTGGGAGCCTCGATGGGAGTCGAAGAGATCGCCGCCGAGCATAATGTCGAGGTCATCCGCGTTGCCAACGACCATTTGAGCATGATGGAAATCCATCGTCGCGGTGAGGTCGATTTTGTCGGCGGCACTCGCGGTGGATTTATCATGCCGGGTTTCCAGCACGGTTCCGATGCCATGCTGGCGGCGGTGAAATTGCTCGAAATGATGGCGCTGACACACAGTCGCCTCGGAAGTCTCCGCAAACGATTCGAGGGACTTGTCCGCAAGTCCGCTTCGGTTCCTTGTCCCTGGTCGCGCAAGGGGACGGTCATGCGCAAGTTGATCGTCGGCTCGGAGGACAAGCAGCGGCAGTTGATCGACGGTGTGCGGATTTTTGAGGATGACGGCTGGGTGCTGGTTACCCCCGACCGCACCACTGCCTCGTTCAATATCCTGGCGGAATCGCGCTCACGCGATGGTGCTGATCTTTTAGTCGATCGTTACCGTTCGATGGTCGAGGAGTCGCAGGTCGACTGA